The Erythrobacter sp. JK5 genome includes a region encoding these proteins:
- a CDS encoding cupin domain-containing protein, with product MPQKVTLSDKFAMFDEHWAPRLAARYNGNEVRLAKVEGEFHWHQHDDTDELFLVVEGVLDMEFRDRTEVMRAGDLIVVPKGTEHRPCARKGEVKLLVMDAEGTPNTGDAATAFTPIEV from the coding sequence ATGCCGCAGAAGGTCACTCTCTCCGACAAGTTCGCGATGTTCGACGAGCATTGGGCGCCGCGCCTCGCCGCGCGCTACAACGGCAACGAAGTGCGCCTCGCCAAGGTCGAGGGCGAGTTCCACTGGCACCAGCACGACGACACCGACGAGCTGTTCCTGGTGGTCGAAGGCGTGCTCGACATGGAGTTCCGCGACCGCACCGAAGTGATGCGAGCGGGCGATCTGATCGTCGTGCCCAAGGGCACCGAACACCGCCCCTGCGCGCGCAAGGGCGAGGTCAAGCTGTTGGTGATGGACGCCGAGGGCACGCCCAACACCGGTGACGCAGCGACCGCGTTCACGCCGATCGAAGTGTAG
- a CDS encoding M23 family metallopeptidase, whose product MAQHVVDIARFISPVRAADGRITSPWGAIRSGRKHWGVDIGRRNASGASPSIRAAQAGTVVYRGVSGRLGTPPSNGAAGGGSGYGNVIVIYHGTDALGRHIYSAYGHLASFAVALGANVTQGQNIGVMGNTGGSYGIHLHYTIYRSSGTTKLPLPASGTGSLGFYESSVSIDPGLTAALTP is encoded by the coding sequence ATGGCTCAACACGTTGTCGACATTGCCCGCTTCATTTCTCCGGTCAGGGCGGCTGACGGTCGCATCACCAGCCCGTGGGGCGCCATTCGAAGCGGTCGCAAGCATTGGGGTGTCGATATCGGGCGTCGCAATGCTTCGGGAGCCTCTCCCTCGATCAGGGCGGCGCAGGCCGGGACTGTCGTGTATCGCGGGGTGAGCGGAAGGTTGGGCACGCCCCCATCCAACGGCGCTGCCGGGGGTGGCTCCGGCTACGGAAACGTGATCGTCATCTATCACGGCACGGATGCGCTGGGGCGGCACATCTACTCGGCATACGGTCACCTCGCCAGCTTCGCGGTGGCCCTCGGCGCCAACGTCACGCAGGGCCAGAACATCGGGGTGATGGGCAATACGGGCGGGTCGTACGGTATCCACCTGCATTACACGATCTACCGCTCAAGCGGGACGACCAAGCTGCCCCTGCCGGCCTCCGGAACCGGTTCGCTCGGCTTTTACGAATCCAGTGTCTCGATCGATCCGGGGCTGACGGCCGCGCTGACGCCGTAG
- a CDS encoding fumarylacetoacetate hydrolase family protein has product MKLATLNDGTRDGKLVVVSKDLTRCCAAGYIAPTMQAALDNWARVAPELEVLARDVEHEAVPCERFHERQAHSPLPRAYQWADGSAYINHVELVRQARGAEVPESFYHDPLMYQGGSDGFLPPRADIPLGDIAWGCDMEGEVAVIVDDVPMGVSAEDAASHIKLVMLVNDVSLRGLIPGELAKGFGFFQSKPASAFSPVAVTPDELGDAWKDSLIHLPLMVDYNGEPFGRAEAGVDATFSLAQLVAHAAKTRSLGAGSIIGSGTISNKGADGGPGKPVSEGGLGYSCIAEIRMIETIRDGEAKTRFMQPGDTVKVEMRDKDNHSIFGSIEQTVVGV; this is encoded by the coding sequence ATGAAACTTGCAACGCTCAACGATGGCACCCGTGACGGCAAGCTCGTCGTCGTATCCAAGGATCTCACCCGCTGCTGTGCCGCGGGCTATATCGCGCCGACGATGCAGGCTGCGCTCGACAATTGGGCGCGGGTCGCACCAGAGCTCGAGGTGCTGGCGCGCGATGTCGAGCACGAGGCGGTACCGTGCGAGCGGTTTCACGAACGTCAGGCACATTCGCCGCTGCCGCGCGCCTATCAATGGGCGGACGGATCGGCCTATATCAACCACGTCGAGCTGGTGCGGCAGGCGCGCGGGGCCGAGGTTCCGGAGAGCTTCTATCACGATCCGCTGATGTATCAGGGCGGCAGCGACGGCTTCCTGCCGCCGCGCGCGGACATCCCGCTGGGCGATATCGCGTGGGGCTGCGACATGGAAGGCGAGGTCGCGGTGATCGTCGACGACGTGCCGATGGGCGTGTCGGCAGAAGACGCGGCCAGCCACATCAAACTGGTGATGCTGGTCAACGATGTGAGCCTGCGCGGCCTGATCCCCGGAGAACTCGCCAAAGGCTTCGGCTTCTTCCAGTCAAAGCCCGCCAGCGCCTTTTCGCCGGTCGCGGTGACGCCCGACGAGCTGGGCGATGCGTGGAAGGATTCGCTGATCCACCTGCCGCTGATGGTCGATTACAATGGCGAGCCGTTCGGCCGCGCCGAGGCCGGGGTCGATGCGACCTTCAGCCTCGCCCAGTTGGTCGCGCATGCCGCAAAGACCCGGAGCCTTGGCGCGGGCTCGATCATCGGTTCGGGCACGATCTCGAACAAGGGCGCGGATGGCGGCCCGGGCAAGCCGGTCAGCGAAGGCGGGCTCGGCTATTCGTGCATCGCCGAAATCCGCATGATCGAAACGATCCGCGACGGCGAGGCGAAGACCCGTTTCATGCAGCCGGGCGACACGGTGAAGGTCGAGATGCGCGACAAGGACAACCACTCGATCTTCGGCTCGATCGAGCAGACGGTGGTGGGGGTCTGA